The genomic interval TGCCAGCTTTTGGAAACCGGCAAAATCCGGCACGGCCTCTTCTTCGTTCACTTGACGATTGAAAAAGCGCTAAAGGCGATTTACACAAAGCGTCTGGCGCAGGTTCCACCAAAAATTCACCGCTTGGAAAAATTGGCCTTGATGTGCGGTCTCTCCCTGGACATCGAACAAATCCGCATTTTAGGCGATGTAAACGCTTTTAACATTGTGGGGCGTTATGCAGACGAGGATGCGGCAAGCGTTAGCGGGCCGTTTGCAATAGAACTTCACGAACAGGCGGGTATAATATATCAATGGTTGA from Nitrospinota bacterium carries:
- a CDS encoding HEPN domain-containing protein, with the translated sequence MNVDKQVAHWLNSAKEDWEVACQLLETGKIRHGLFFVHLTIEKALKAIYTKRLAQVPPKIHRLEKLALMCGLSLDIEQIRILGDVNAFNIVGRYADEDAASVSGPFAIELHEQAGIIYQWLIKQL